The Coffea eugenioides isolate CCC68of chromosome 8, Ceug_1.0, whole genome shotgun sequence genome has a segment encoding these proteins:
- the LOC113781572 gene encoding UDP-glycosyltransferase 92A1-like — MEARGEILVVPFFGQGHLFPCMELCKHFSSYNYKAILIIPSNLSSSVPSSLRGLSLVEVVEIPNSPSSSPPHPPLPPPSEMTPPPASLPEMLDGSRTGPGFGPGPGPLRHHHQQMGSGLEAYLSQRCGELGQTRPVCAVLDVIMSWSNEFFVKFEIPTVSFLTSGSCSAAMEHAGWKAQVGDMKPGEIRKFDGLPEDMELSYSDLKRQEHGPRRHGGDVGGPAMAGPNGPDGGNGPPNGMKFPPPGAGSSRRWLDEVEGSSALLFNTCNDLEHPFIKYIADQTDKPVYGVGPLLPEKYWKSSGSILHDGEFRLNRKSNYTEDQVVQWMDSKPHQSVIYVSFGSEVGPSLEEYAELAHALGELNRPFIWVIPPNSGRTGPPPGLIGDESGSQTKEEGFYPHGLEENVGDRGLVINGWAPQLLILSHPSLGGFLSHCGWNSTVESIARGVPILAWPIRGDQFHNAKLVVKHLKAGHMLRTGDDPKEMVKKDGIIGGIDLLLDDKEVHKQAVAVRSRFKNGFPASSVAALKSFLEAIVKKN; from the coding sequence ATGGAAGCTAGAGGAGAAATTTTGGTTGTACCATTTTTTGGGCAAGGCCATCTTTTCCCATGCATGGAGTTATGCAAGCATTTCTCATCTTATAACTACAAAGCCATCCTCATCATCCCTTCTAATCTATCTTCATCTGTTCCCTCCTCTCTCAGGGGACTTTCTTTGGTTGAAGTGGTTGAAATTCCCAACTCACCTTCATCATCTCCACCGCATCCTCCGCTGCCGCCACCATCGGAGATGACACCACCACCAGCATCACTGCCTGAAATGCTAGATGGATCGAGAACCGGACCCGGATTTGGCCCAGGACCCGGACCACTTCGCCACCACCATCAGCAAATGGGAAGTGGACTTGAAGCATACCTTTCTCAAAGGTGCGGGGAGTTGGGTCAGACCCGACCCGTTTGTGCCGTGCTTGATGTGATCATGAGCTGGAGCAATGAGTTTTTTGTGAAGTTTGAGATACCGACAGTTTCTTTTCTTACTTCTGGTTCTTGCTCTGCTGCTATGGAACATGCTGGTTGGAAGGCTCAGGTGGGTGATATGAAACCAGGTGAGATCCGAAAGTTTGATGGGTTACCGGAAGACATGGAGCTGAGTTATTCGGATCTTAAAAGGCAGGAGCATGGGCCACGTAGACATGGTGGAGATGTAGGTGGGCCAGCAATGGCTGGACCGAATGGACCAGATGGAGGGAATGGACCACCTAATGGGATGAAATTCCCTCCTCCTGGGGCCGGGAGTAGTCGGAGATGGTTAGATGAGGTGGAGGGTTCGTCCGCATTGTTGTTCAATACGTGTAATGATCTGGAACATCCGTTTATCAAGTATATCGCTGATCAGACTGATAAACCGGTCTACGGTGTGGGCCCGCTCTTGCCCGAAAAGTACTGGAAATCAAGCGGTTCAATTTTACATGACGGTGAATTTAGATTAAATCGAAAGTCGAATTACACAGAAGACCAGGTGGTTCAATGGATGGATTCAAAACCACATCAGTCTGTGATTTACGTGTCATTTGGTAGTGAAGTTGGGCCTAGCTTGGAGGAATACGCGGAATTAGCCCATGCATTAGGGGAGTTGAACCGACCGTTTATATGGGTGATTCCACCGAATTCGGGAAGAACCGGTCCACCACCTGGTCTTATAGGTGATGAATCCGGTTCACAAACTAAAGAAGAAGGTTTCTATCCACATGGGTTGGAAGAGAATGTCGGTGACAGAGGATTGGTGATAAATGGATGGGCACCACAGCTGCTAATTTTGAGCCATCCATCTCTTGGTGGATTTTTGTCTCATTGTGGATGGAATTCTACAGTGGAATCCATTGCCCGGGGAGTCCCAATTTTGGCTTGGCCAATCAGGGGTGACCAATTTCATAATGCCAAATTGGTCGTAAAACATTTGAAGGCGGGGCATATGTTGCGGACAGGTGATGATCCAAAAGAAATGGTCAAAAAGGATGGCATTATCGGAGGTATTGACCTTCTGCTGGATGACAAAGAGGTTCACAAGCAAGCAGTGGCGGTAAGAAGCAGATTCAAGAATGGTTTTCCAGCAAGTTCAGTGGCTGCTTTGAAGTCCTTTCTTGAAGCTATAGTCAAGAAGAATTAA
- the LOC113779860 gene encoding protein LOW PSII ACCUMULATION 3, chloroplastic, with product MPLSTSPTAPALPFSSPSHSKPKGSSQRWFSIKKEVTVCSGRINFNRKSRNGDFAINSASRDSSPSVGFDVQFPKDYAELLQQAKEATELAVKDNRQLMEIEFPTAGLGSVPGDGEGGIEMTESMELIREFCDLFITPEKATRTRIFFPEAKEVQFARNSVFGGVSFKLDYLTKPSFFEDFGFVEKVKMADRVKPEDEVFLVAYPYFNVSEMLVVEELYEEAVVSTSRKLIIFNGELDRIRSGYYPPFFYPKLAALNKTLLPKMETVYYIHNFKGHKGGVLFRCYPGPWKVLRRTRKGYICLHQQDLMPSLKEVALDILPSA from the exons ATGCCGTTATCCACTTCCCCAACGGCTCCTGCTCTTCCATTCTCATCTCCTTCTCATTCAAAACCAAAG GGTTCTTCTCAGAGATGGTTTTCGATAAAGAAAGAAGTGACTGTCTGCAGTGGAAGAATTAATTTTAACAGGAAAtcaagaaatggtgattttgcAATAAATTCAGCATCTAGAGACAGCAGTCCATCGGTTGGATTTGATGTACAATTTCCCAAGGATTATGCTGAACTTCTTCAACAA GCTAAAGAGGCAACTGAATTAGCTGTGAAGGACAACAGGCAGCTCATG GAAATTGAATTTCCTACTGCTGGATTGGGATCTGTGCCAG GTGATGGTGAAGGGGGTATAGAAATGACCGAAAGTATGGAACTAATCCGTGAGTTCTGTGACCTCTTCATAACTCCTGAGAAAGCCACAAGAACCAGAATA TTCTTCCCAGAGGCTAAGGAAGTTCAATTTGCAAGAAATTCAGTTTTTGGGGGAGTCTCATTTAAGTTGGATTATCTGACAAAGCCGTCATTTTTTGAGGACTTtggttttgttgaaaaagttaAGATGGCTGACCGAGTTAAGCCAGAAGATGAGGTTTTCTTAGTTGCTTATCCATACTTTAATGTCAGTG AAATGCTTGTGGTCGAAGAACTGTACGAAGAGGCCGTAGTAAGCACCTCTCGGAAACTGATCATATTTAATGGAGAACTTGACCGGATAAGATCAGGAT ATTATCCACCGTTCTTCTATCCAAAGCTGGCTGCACTTAACAAGACTCTTTTGCCCAAAATGGAGACTGTATACTACATTCACAATTTTAAAGGACACAAAGGGGGAGTCCTATTCAG GTGCTACCCTGGCCCATGGAAAGTGCTTAGGAGAACAAGAAAGGGATATATTTGCTTGCATCAGCAGGATTTGATGCCATCCCTCAAGGAAGTGGCATTAGACATCCTTCCATCAGCTTAA